In one Nocardia tengchongensis genomic region, the following are encoded:
- a CDS encoding SDR family oxidoreductase, with translation MSNDAYFKDKVCVITGAGSGIGRALAENLAKRGAQLALSDIDAEGLAETVRRCEKFGVKIKSDRLNVAEREAVLLYADAVKKHFGKVNQIYNNAGIAHHGNVTDTAFKDIERIMDVDFWGVVNGTKAFLPYLIESGEGHVVNVSSLFGLIAVPGQSAYNAAKFAVRGFTEALRQEMLMSGTPVKVTCVHPGGIKTAVARNATVSEGLDQKNLASLFDSKLALHTPEMAAQAITEAVRKGHGRVLIGWEAKALDLFVRTTASYYQRIAAVVQKRVLP, from the coding sequence GTGAGCAACGATGCTTACTTCAAGGACAAGGTCTGCGTGATCACCGGTGCGGGTTCCGGCATCGGCCGCGCGCTGGCGGAGAACCTGGCCAAGCGCGGCGCGCAGCTGGCGCTGTCCGACATCGACGCCGAGGGCCTCGCCGAAACCGTGCGACGCTGCGAGAAGTTCGGCGTGAAGATCAAATCCGATCGCCTGAACGTGGCCGAGCGCGAAGCCGTGCTGCTCTACGCCGACGCGGTGAAGAAGCACTTCGGCAAGGTCAACCAGATCTACAACAACGCCGGTATCGCCCACCACGGCAATGTCACCGACACCGCGTTCAAGGACATCGAACGCATCATGGACGTCGACTTCTGGGGCGTCGTGAACGGCACCAAGGCGTTCCTGCCGTACCTGATCGAGTCCGGTGAGGGCCACGTGGTGAACGTGTCCAGCCTGTTCGGCCTGATCGCGGTGCCCGGCCAGAGCGCCTACAACGCCGCCAAGTTCGCGGTCCGCGGCTTCACCGAGGCGCTGCGCCAGGAGATGCTGATGAGCGGCACCCCGGTCAAGGTCACCTGCGTGCACCCCGGCGGCATCAAGACCGCCGTCGCCCGCAACGCCACCGTCTCCGAGGGTCTGGACCAGAAGAACCTGGCCAGCCTGTTCGACAGCAAGCTCGCGCTGCACACCCCGGAGATGGCCGCGCAGGCCATCACCGAGGCCGTCCGCAAGGGCCACGGCCGCGTGCTGATCGGCTGGGAGGCCAAGGCCCTCGACCTGTTCGTCCGCACCACCGCCTCGTACTACCAGCGGATCGCCGCGGTGGTGCAGAAGCGCGTCCTGCCGTAA
- a CDS encoding molybdopterin-dependent oxidoreductase produces MADREVRIAGGIVAGLVTLGVAEAVSVLISPDSTPLQAVGAWVVDHTPDGFREWVIGLVGTNDKLLLFVSMGVVAVVLAAVAGLAERERRPLGSILFAVFGLLAVLAALGRPAAAWTWAIPAILGTAAGILVLRSLIRRLAEFREGGDETPAESDSTEASSTQRRQVMRWLAVTGAAAVAAGVAGRIIGLRSRDVSAERADVQLPTPTSAEPPIDPGADLKLPGLTPYLTSNSDFYRIDTALTVPQVSKDDWSLRIHGMVDHEIRLSYADLAARTPIERLITLTCVSNPVGGDLIGNARWLGYRLDELIAQAGPHPDADMVLSRSIDGFTAGSPLAVLTDGRDAMLAVGMNGEPLPTAHGYPARLVVPGLYGYVSATKWVTELEITRFDRAEAFWTKRGWSARGPIKTECRIDTPRGRGLAPGKVTIAGVAWAQHRGIRGVEVRIDQGDWQPARLAAAPSIDSWVQWAFDWDAPAGSGVHTVWARATDGTGETQTDQQQDVVPDGATGYPSLTVRIG; encoded by the coding sequence GTGGCCGATCGCGAAGTACGAATCGCCGGCGGCATCGTCGCGGGCCTGGTCACGCTCGGTGTGGCCGAAGCGGTGTCGGTGCTGATCAGTCCCGACAGCACCCCCTTGCAGGCCGTCGGAGCGTGGGTCGTCGACCATACGCCGGACGGGTTCCGCGAATGGGTGATCGGACTGGTCGGCACCAACGACAAACTGCTGCTGTTCGTGTCGATGGGGGTAGTGGCCGTCGTGCTGGCGGCCGTCGCCGGACTCGCCGAACGGGAGCGGCGGCCGCTCGGATCGATCCTGTTCGCGGTGTTCGGGCTGCTGGCCGTGCTGGCCGCACTGGGCCGTCCGGCCGCCGCCTGGACCTGGGCGATCCCGGCGATACTCGGCACCGCCGCCGGAATCCTCGTGCTGCGCAGCCTGATTCGCCGTCTCGCCGAATTCCGGGAAGGCGGCGACGAGACCCCGGCCGAATCGGACTCCACCGAAGCGTCGTCCACGCAACGGCGGCAGGTGATGCGCTGGCTCGCCGTCACCGGCGCCGCCGCGGTGGCCGCGGGTGTGGCCGGGCGGATCATCGGGCTGCGGTCCCGGGACGTGTCGGCCGAACGCGCCGACGTGCAACTGCCGACACCGACCAGTGCCGAGCCGCCGATCGACCCGGGCGCGGACCTGAAACTGCCAGGCCTCACCCCCTACCTCACCTCGAACTCCGACTTCTACCGCATCGACACCGCGCTCACCGTCCCGCAGGTCAGCAAGGACGACTGGTCGCTGCGCATCCACGGCATGGTCGATCACGAGATCCGGCTCAGCTACGCCGATCTCGCCGCCCGCACCCCCATCGAGCGGCTGATCACCCTCACCTGCGTCTCCAACCCGGTCGGCGGCGACCTGATCGGCAACGCCCGCTGGCTCGGCTACCGCCTCGACGAGCTGATCGCCCAGGCCGGACCGCACCCCGACGCCGACATGGTGCTCTCCCGCAGCATCGACGGCTTCACCGCGGGCAGCCCGCTGGCGGTGCTCACCGACGGCCGCGACGCCATGCTGGCCGTCGGCATGAACGGCGAACCGCTGCCCACCGCGCACGGCTATCCGGCGCGACTGGTGGTGCCGGGCCTGTACGGCTACGTGTCGGCCACCAAGTGGGTGACCGAACTCGAGATCACCAGATTCGATCGCGCGGAAGCGTTCTGGACCAAGCGCGGCTGGTCGGCGCGCGGCCCCATCAAGACCGAATGCCGCATCGACACCCCGCGCGGCCGCGGCCTCGCGCCCGGCAAGGTCACCATCGCGGGGGTGGCCTGGGCGCAGCATCGCGGCATCCGCGGCGTGGAAGTCCGTATCGACCAAGGGGACTGGCAGCCCGCGCGCCTGGCGGCCGCACCGTCCATCGACAGCTGGGTGCAGTGGGCCTTCGACTGGGACGCGCCCGCGGGCAGCGGCGTGCACACCGTCTGGGCGCGCGCCACCGACGGCACAGGGGAGACCCAGACCGACCAGCAGCAGGACGTCGTGCCCGACGGTGCGACCGGATACCCCTCGCTCACAGTCCGAATCGGCTGA
- a CDS encoding DHA2 family efflux MFS transporter permease subunit: MSTQRNPWLALYALVVGFFMILLDMTIVAVANPAIMKDLNADVSQVIWVTSAYLLAYAVPLLVTGRLGDRFGPKNIYLGGLVVFTLASLWCAESTSINMLIAARAVQGLGAALMTPQTMAVITRTFPPDKRGAAMGLWGGVAGLATLVGPILGGVLVDWQGWQWIFYVNVPIGIIAFALAFWLVPSLPTHEHKFDLVGVALSGVGMFLLVFGIQEGNTHDWDAKIWAMIAVGAVVLVLFVWNQARTTVEPLVPLSLFKDRNFALSNVGIAAMGAAVTSVFVPAYFYLQQVHEMSPTRSALVFAPMAILTGVFAPIIGKISDKVAPRVIPTAGFAIFAATLFGFAVLMKPDGSIPLFMIVGGFAGIANACIWAPLASTATHNLPVQQAGAGAGVYNTTRQVGSVLGSAAISALLSARISAQGLHSGPIGEGAGGKSLSDLPAAVRDPILEKLSTALSQSMYLPAAILLIGVVASAMFIGFGKQGEGKQDDMAKANIGAH, from the coding sequence ATGTCCACTCAACGCAATCCGTGGCTCGCGCTATACGCGCTGGTCGTCGGGTTCTTCATGATCCTGCTGGACATGACCATCGTCGCGGTGGCCAATCCGGCGATCATGAAGGACTTGAACGCCGATGTCTCCCAGGTCATCTGGGTCACCTCCGCCTATCTGCTGGCCTACGCGGTGCCGCTGCTGGTGACCGGCCGCCTCGGGGATCGCTTCGGCCCCAAGAACATCTACCTCGGCGGCCTGGTCGTGTTCACCCTCGCCTCGCTCTGGTGCGCCGAGTCGACCAGCATCAACATGCTGATCGCGGCCCGCGCCGTGCAGGGCCTGGGCGCGGCGCTGATGACGCCGCAGACCATGGCCGTCATCACCCGCACCTTCCCGCCGGACAAGCGCGGCGCGGCCATGGGCCTGTGGGGCGGCGTGGCCGGTCTGGCCACGCTGGTCGGCCCGATCCTGGGCGGCGTGCTGGTGGACTGGCAGGGCTGGCAGTGGATCTTCTACGTGAACGTGCCGATCGGCATCATCGCCTTCGCGCTGGCGTTCTGGCTGGTGCCGTCGCTGCCCACGCACGAGCACAAGTTCGACCTGGTCGGTGTGGCGCTGTCGGGTGTCGGCATGTTCCTGCTGGTGTTCGGCATCCAGGAAGGCAATACCCACGACTGGGACGCCAAGATCTGGGCGATGATCGCGGTCGGCGCGGTGGTGCTGGTGCTGTTCGTGTGGAACCAGGCGCGCACTACCGTCGAGCCGCTGGTGCCGCTGAGCCTGTTCAAGGACCGCAACTTCGCGCTGTCCAACGTGGGTATCGCGGCCATGGGTGCGGCGGTGACCAGTGTGTTCGTACCCGCCTACTTCTACCTGCAGCAGGTGCACGAGATGTCGCCGACCCGCTCGGCGCTGGTATTCGCGCCGATGGCCATTCTGACCGGCGTGTTCGCGCCGATCATCGGCAAGATCTCCGACAAGGTCGCACCCCGGGTCATCCCGACCGCCGGTTTCGCGATCTTCGCGGCCACCCTGTTCGGTTTCGCGGTGCTGATGAAGCCGGATGGCTCGATCCCGCTGTTCATGATCGTCGGCGGCTTCGCCGGTATCGCGAATGCCTGCATCTGGGCGCCGCTGGCCTCCACCGCCACCCACAACCTGCCGGTGCAGCAGGCCGGTGCGGGCGCGGGCGTCTACAACACCACCCGTCAGGTGGGTTCGGTGCTCGGTTCGGCGGCGATCAGCGCGCTGCTGTCGGCGCGGATCTCGGCACAGGGCCTGCACAGCGGCCCGATCGGCGAGGGCGCGGGCGGTAAGAGCCTGAGCGATCTGCCCGCGGCGGTGCGGGATCCGATCCTGGAGAAGCTGAGCACCGCGCTGAGCCAGTCCATGTACCTGCCCGCGGCGATCCTGCTGATCGGTGTCGTCGCCTCGGCGATGTTCATCGGGTTCGGCAAGCAGGGCGAGGGCAAGCAGGACGATATGGCGAAGGCGAATATCGGAGCGCACTGA
- a CDS encoding long-chain fatty acid--CoA ligase — MREFEVPATYTIPENANMSDGAFRHAEKTPDLVVFNTPNGKGGWNDVTAAAFAKTVTDVAKGLVASGIELGDRVAIMAQTSYEWVVLDFAIWAAGGCTVAIYDSSSAEQARWILEDSATKLTIVQNDKHRATIAEIEAGLDSLREVLQIDKGAIADLTARGKDLDDAVVHERRAQVKAASPATLIYTSGTTGRPKGVMLSHANLYAESAADRSSMSEFLQPGRKSLLFLPLAHVFARAVALAAFDAGVTVAHTADWSTLVEQFGQYKPNFILSVPRVFEKVFNGAKQKAHDGGKGKIFDYATEIAIQYSQSLETGGPGVVLKLQHLVLDKLVFSKLREAMGGQCSSAVSGGGPLGARLGHYFRGAGVTIYEGYGLTESTAAVSVNTPKFIKVGSVGRPLPGHGAKVADDGELLIRGPVVFGGYWNNPEASADAFDAEGWFKTGDLGAIDEQGFIAITGRKKEILVTAGGKNVSPAMLEDSLRQNALISQVMVVGDGQPFIGALVTLDPEALPAWKTRNGIPADTPIEHLIENPALVGEINDAVAATNKLVSHAEAIKKVRILSVDWTQEGGELTPKLSLKRAVVMKQYAADVDAIYNS; from the coding sequence ATGCGAGAGTTCGAAGTCCCGGCTACCTACACCATTCCGGAGAACGCCAACATGTCGGACGGCGCGTTCCGGCATGCTGAGAAGACCCCCGACCTGGTCGTCTTCAACACTCCGAATGGCAAGGGCGGCTGGAACGACGTCACGGCGGCGGCGTTCGCGAAGACCGTGACCGACGTGGCCAAGGGACTGGTGGCCTCCGGTATCGAGCTCGGTGACCGTGTCGCCATCATGGCTCAGACCAGCTACGAGTGGGTCGTGCTCGACTTCGCGATCTGGGCGGCCGGCGGCTGCACCGTCGCGATCTACGACTCCTCCTCCGCCGAGCAGGCGCGCTGGATCCTCGAGGACTCCGCCACCAAGCTCACCATCGTCCAGAACGACAAGCACCGCGCCACCATCGCCGAGATCGAGGCCGGGCTCGACAGCCTGCGCGAGGTGCTGCAGATCGACAAGGGCGCGATCGCCGACCTCACCGCCCGCGGCAAGGATCTCGACGACGCCGTGGTGCACGAGCGCCGCGCCCAGGTGAAGGCGGCCTCCCCGGCCACCCTGATCTACACCTCCGGCACCACCGGCCGGCCCAAGGGCGTCATGCTCTCGCATGCCAACCTCTACGCCGAGTCAGCCGCCGACCGCTCCTCCATGAGCGAGTTCCTGCAGCCTGGCCGCAAGTCGCTGCTGTTCCTGCCGCTGGCCCATGTCTTCGCCCGCGCGGTCGCGCTGGCCGCGTTCGACGCCGGCGTCACCGTGGCCCATACCGCCGACTGGTCCACGCTGGTCGAGCAGTTCGGCCAGTACAAGCCGAACTTCATCCTCTCGGTGCCGCGCGTGTTCGAGAAGGTGTTCAACGGCGCCAAGCAGAAGGCGCACGACGGCGGCAAGGGCAAGATCTTCGACTACGCCACCGAGATCGCCATCCAGTACAGCCAGTCGCTGGAGACCGGCGGCCCCGGCGTCGTGCTCAAGCTGCAGCACCTGGTGCTCGACAAGCTGGTGTTCAGCAAGCTGCGCGAGGCCATGGGCGGCCAGTGCTCCTCCGCCGTCTCCGGCGGCGGCCCGCTGGGCGCGCGCCTGGGCCACTACTTCCGCGGCGCCGGCGTCACCATCTACGAGGGCTACGGCCTGACCGAGTCCACCGCGGCCGTCAGCGTCAACACCCCCAAGTTCATCAAGGTCGGTTCGGTCGGCCGCCCGCTGCCCGGTCACGGCGCCAAGGTCGCCGACGACGGCGAGCTGCTGATCCGCGGCCCGGTCGTGTTCGGCGGCTACTGGAACAACCCGGAGGCCAGCGCCGACGCGTTCGACGCCGAGGGCTGGTTCAAGACCGGCGACCTGGGCGCCATCGACGAGCAGGGCTTCATCGCGATCACCGGTCGCAAGAAGGAAATCCTGGTCACCGCCGGCGGCAAGAACGTCTCCCCGGCCATGCTGGAGGATTCGCTGCGGCAGAACGCGCTGATCAGCCAGGTCATGGTGGTCGGCGACGGGCAGCCCTTCATCGGCGCGCTGGTCACCCTCGACCCGGAGGCCCTGCCGGCGTGGAAGACCCGCAACGGGATTCCCGCCGACACCCCGATCGAGCACCTCATCGAGAACCCGGCCCTGGTCGGCGAGATCAATGACGCGGTCGCGGCCACCAACAAGCTGGTCTCGCACGCCGAGGCGATCAAGAAGGTCCGCATCCTGTCCGTCGACTGGACCCAGGAGGGTGGCGAGCTCACCCCGAAGCTGTCCCTGAAGCGGGCGGTCGTGATGAAGCAGTACGCGGCCGACGTGGACGCGATCTACAACTCCTGA
- a CDS encoding TetR/AcrR family transcriptional regulator gives MSTRPDSRAKRVRLSPGERREQLITLGAHMLRDRALEDISISEIAEQAGISRGLLFHYFPTKQDFHLAIVHHANAELLARTTPDPTLSLFDMLHDAIERYIAYVTENRTSYLALLRGPASASPELVALVNATRMALVDRILAEAPIPTDDPDRPRLALAVRGWIAFVEETTLTWLREEPIPRDTLVEMLVTSLPALALNADLAAALQQ, from the coding sequence GTGAGCACTAGACCGGACAGCCGGGCCAAACGCGTGCGCCTCAGCCCCGGCGAACGCCGCGAGCAGCTGATCACCTTGGGCGCCCACATGCTGCGCGACCGCGCCCTCGAGGACATCTCGATCAGCGAGATCGCAGAGCAGGCCGGCATCTCCCGCGGCCTGCTGTTCCACTACTTCCCCACCAAGCAGGACTTCCACCTGGCGATCGTCCACCACGCCAACGCCGAACTCCTCGCCCGCACCACCCCCGACCCCACCCTGTCCCTGTTCGACATGCTCCACGACGCCATAGAGCGCTACATCGCCTACGTAACCGAAAACCGCACCTCCTACCTCGCCCTCCTCCGCGGCCCCGCCAGCGCCAGCCCCGAACTGGTAGCCCTGGTCAACGCCACCCGCATGGCCTTGGTCGACCGCATCCTCGCCGAAGCCCCCATCCCCACCGACGACCCCGACCGCCCCCGCCTCGCCCTGGCAGTCCGAGGCTGGATCGCCTTCGTCGAAGAAACCACCCTCACCTGGCTCCGAGAAGAACCCATCCCCCGCGACACCCTCGTAGAAATGCTCGTAACCTCCCTCCCCGCCCTCGCCCTCAACGCGGATCTGGCTGCAGCACTGCAACAGTGA
- a CDS encoding alpha/beta fold hydrolase, with protein MSELPRVQHRHLEVDGVDVFYRESVPARADAPVLLLLHGFPTASHQFRRLIDALGDRYRLIAPDYPGFGNTVAPADFEYSFDRLADITEGFVRQLGLTRFAMYIFDFGAPVGLRLATRNPEWISGLIVQNGNAYEAGLSEAAQGFVALRPDHEGDEDVIRGLLTLEGTRSQYEGGVPDPSLLNPDAWTLDQHYLDLPGRKEAQLALAYDYKSNVARYPEWQAWLRKYTPPTLIAWGANDFFFPAPGAHAYLADVPDAELHLFDTGHFALETHVAEIAPLIADFLDRLPG; from the coding sequence ATGAGCGAACTTCCCCGGGTCCAGCACCGTCACCTCGAGGTCGACGGCGTCGACGTCTTCTACCGCGAGTCCGTGCCCGCTCGCGCGGATGCCCCGGTCCTGCTGCTACTGCACGGCTTTCCCACCGCCTCGCACCAGTTCCGCCGGCTCATCGACGCGCTCGGCGACCGCTACCGGTTGATCGCTCCCGACTATCCGGGGTTCGGGAACACCGTGGCCCCGGCCGATTTCGAGTACAGCTTCGACCGGCTGGCCGACATCACCGAGGGGTTCGTGCGCCAGCTCGGGCTGACCCGGTTCGCCATGTACATCTTCGACTTCGGCGCACCCGTCGGCCTGCGGCTGGCCACCCGCAATCCGGAGTGGATCAGCGGCCTGATCGTCCAGAACGGCAATGCGTACGAGGCCGGATTGTCCGAGGCCGCACAGGGTTTCGTCGCGTTGCGGCCCGATCACGAGGGCGACGAGGACGTGATCCGGGGCCTGCTCACGCTCGAGGGCACCCGGAGCCAGTACGAGGGCGGCGTCCCCGACCCGAGCCTGCTGAACCCCGACGCCTGGACCCTGGACCAGCACTATCTGGACCTGCCCGGCCGCAAGGAAGCCCAGCTGGCCCTGGCCTACGACTACAAGTCGAATGTGGCCCGGTACCCCGAATGGCAAGCGTGGCTGCGCAAGTACACGCCCCCGACCCTGATCGCCTGGGGTGCGAACGACTTCTTCTTCCCCGCGCCGGGCGCGCACGCCTATCTGGCGGACGTTCCCGACGCCGAACTGCACCTGTTCGACACCGGCCACTTCGCCCTGGAAACCCACGTCGCCGAGATCGCGCCGCTGATCGCCGACTTCCTCGACCGGTTGCCCGGCTGA
- a CDS encoding alpha/beta hydrolase, whose protein sequence is MPDVTLPLPLVRATLNPVFRIMLNRRLPFGVQRALMDWGAVAQRAPRGTHVERIRLGGRPAERVSVGPVSDGAAVLYLHGGGYTVGSPITHRALAAYLSRETGCAVQVPDYRLAPEHPFPAALEDAEAAFLELVAAGFRPERIAVAGDSAGGGLSLALAERLRDRHGLTPAALGLIAPWTDPNEVPARDRDLVINKPWSRACAAAYLGGGDGSDPGYAPLLGDLGGLPPTYVQADRGELLHAQCTRLVAQLCAAGVPTEFTETDGLWHVAQLQAGLVAQAAAVTAELGQFLRQALRPAQSRSIG, encoded by the coding sequence ATGCCCGATGTGACACTGCCGTTGCCCCTCGTCCGAGCCACACTGAATCCGGTCTTCCGGATCATGCTCAACCGCCGGCTGCCGTTCGGTGTCCAACGGGCGCTGATGGATTGGGGTGCGGTGGCGCAGCGCGCGCCGCGCGGCACCCATGTCGAGCGCATCCGGCTCGGCGGCCGCCCGGCCGAACGCGTTTCGGTCGGGCCGGTCTCCGACGGCGCCGCCGTGCTGTACCTGCACGGCGGCGGCTACACCGTCGGCTCGCCGATCACGCACCGCGCGCTGGCCGCGTACCTGTCCCGCGAAACCGGCTGCGCCGTCCAGGTTCCCGATTACCGGCTGGCCCCCGAGCACCCGTTCCCGGCGGCGCTCGAGGACGCCGAGGCGGCCTTCCTGGAGTTGGTGGCCGCCGGGTTCCGGCCCGAACGTATTGCGGTGGCCGGTGATTCGGCCGGTGGCGGGCTCTCGCTCGCGCTGGCCGAACGGTTGCGCGACCGGCACGGCCTGACTCCGGCCGCACTCGGGTTGATCGCGCCGTGGACCGACCCGAACGAAGTGCCCGCGCGCGACCGCGATCTGGTCATCAACAAGCCGTGGTCGCGGGCCTGCGCCGCGGCCTATCTGGGCGGCGGTGACGGCTCCGACCCCGGTTACGCGCCGCTGCTCGGCGACCTGGGCGGGCTGCCGCCCACCTATGTGCAGGCCGACCGGGGCGAGTTGCTGCACGCGCAGTGCACCCGGCTGGTCGCGCAGCTGTGCGCGGCGGGCGTGCCGACCGAGTTCACCGAGACCGACGGTCTCTGGCATGTAGCCCAGTTGCAGGCGGGTCTGGTCGCCCAGGCCGCCGCGGTCACCGCCGAACTCGGGCAGTTCTTGCGCCAGGCGCTTCGACCAGCGCAAAGCCGGTCAATAGGATAG
- a CDS encoding Uma2 family endonuclease yields the protein MSGVLEWARAENLQPEPITLDVWNQLPPDFCRLVEVINGDVVRAETPALPYRNATRRLAAMLESGAEHHMSRCNDGWLYVGVDQDVLLWESPRLTVRRPDVILFSCAPADVGPLRAAQVKIAVEVVSPATVRVDTTDKMAEYARAGIPWYWLVYLDRDRVQAIQAHVLVLGHYRPLRRLTPHTGETLIYMPVEIRIDWTRLIGLLF from the coding sequence ATGTCCGGAGTGCTCGAATGGGCGCGGGCGGAAAACCTACAGCCCGAACCGATCACGCTCGACGTCTGGAACCAGCTGCCCCCCGACTTCTGCCGGCTCGTCGAGGTGATCAACGGTGACGTGGTGCGCGCCGAAACGCCCGCCCTGCCCTACCGCAATGCCACCCGCCGCCTGGCCGCCATGCTGGAATCCGGGGCCGAACACCATATGAGCCGCTGCAACGACGGCTGGCTCTACGTCGGCGTCGACCAGGACGTGCTGCTCTGGGAGTCGCCGCGCCTCACCGTCCGCCGCCCCGACGTGATCCTGTTCTCCTGTGCCCCCGCCGATGTCGGCCCGCTGCGGGCCGCACAGGTGAAGATCGCCGTCGAAGTGGTGTCCCCGGCGACCGTACGCGTCGACACCACCGACAAGATGGCCGAGTACGCGCGCGCCGGAATCCCTTGGTACTGGCTGGTCTACCTGGATCGCGACCGGGTGCAGGCCATCCAGGCGCACGTCCTGGTCCTCGGCCACTACCGGCCGCTGCGGCGTCTCACACCCCATACCGGGGAGACCCTGATCTACATGCCCGTCGAGATCCGCATCGACTGGACCCGCCTCATCGGCCTGCTGTTCTGA
- a CDS encoding NAD(P)/FAD-dependent oxidoreductase: MSRKVTDKAVGNRPARHAHVIIVGSGFSGLGLAIRLSKQGRSDYLVLERGNDVGGTWRDNTYPGAACDVPSQLYSYSFATNPEWSRSFSKQPEIQRYIQSVAAKYDVRDKHIFDCEMTGAQWNAADARWEIQTSQGAFTADILVSAVGALCEPNLPDIKGINDFQGEIFHSARWNHDSDLAGKRVAVIGTGASAIQIVPSIAGQVAHLDVYQRTAPWLLPRADREYLAPEKFALKKIPALRNLYRAGIYAARETQVIGLAKFPPAMLALEAVARAKLFAEVRDPELRAKVTPNFRIGCKRMLISNEYYPALSRDNVDVVTDGIQEIRPNAIVTKDGVEREVDAIIVATGFHVTDSPVYDTVSGRDGRTLSEVFDAIGQQGYKGSAINNYPNMFFMLGPNVGLGHTSMVFMLESQINYISDAIAQFDNLRLRTVEVRKDVQDEYNAGLQRKLEGAVWSTGGCASWYLDKHGNNTTLWPDFTFRFRSLLEHFDVAAYETTTQPVAQAV; the protein is encoded by the coding sequence ATGAGTCGCAAGGTTACAGACAAAGCTGTCGGCAACCGGCCTGCCCGGCACGCCCACGTGATCATCGTCGGCAGCGGGTTCTCGGGCCTCGGCCTCGCCATCCGGCTGAGCAAGCAGGGCCGCTCCGACTATCTCGTGCTCGAGCGCGGCAACGACGTCGGCGGCACCTGGCGGGACAACACCTACCCGGGCGCGGCCTGCGACGTCCCCTCGCAGCTGTACTCGTACTCCTTCGCGACCAACCCGGAGTGGTCACGCTCGTTCTCCAAGCAGCCGGAGATCCAGCGCTACATCCAGTCCGTCGCCGCCAAGTACGACGTGCGCGACAAGCACATCTTCGACTGCGAGATGACCGGCGCCCAGTGGAACGCCGCCGACGCGCGCTGGGAGATCCAGACCAGCCAGGGCGCCTTCACCGCCGACATCCTGGTCTCCGCCGTCGGCGCGCTGTGCGAGCCCAACCTGCCCGACATCAAGGGCATCAACGACTTCCAGGGCGAGATCTTCCACTCCGCCCGCTGGAACCACGACTCCGACCTGGCCGGCAAGCGCGTCGCCGTGATCGGCACCGGCGCCTCCGCCATCCAGATCGTCCCCAGCATCGCCGGCCAGGTCGCGCACCTGGACGTGTACCAGCGCACCGCGCCCTGGCTGCTGCCCCGCGCCGACCGCGAGTACCTGGCCCCGGAGAAGTTCGCGCTCAAGAAGATTCCCGCGCTGCGCAACCTCTACCGCGCCGGCATCTACGCCGCCCGCGAGACCCAGGTGATCGGCCTGGCCAAGTTCCCGCCCGCCATGCTCGCCCTCGAGGCGGTCGCCCGCGCCAAGCTGTTCGCCGAGGTCCGCGACCCCGAGCTGCGCGCCAAGGTCACCCCGAACTTCCGCATCGGCTGCAAGCGCATGCTCATCTCCAACGAGTACTACCCGGCGCTGAGCCGCGACAACGTGGACGTCGTCACCGACGGCATCCAGGAGATCCGCCCCAACGCCATCGTCACCAAGGACGGTGTCGAGCGCGAGGTCGACGCGATCATCGTGGCCACCGGCTTCCACGTCACCGACTCGCCGGTCTATGACACGGTTTCCGGCCGCGACGGCCGTACGCTGTCCGAGGTTTTCGACGCCATCGGCCAGCAGGGCTACAAGGGCTCGGCGATCAACAACTACCCCAACATGTTCTTCATGCTCGGCCCGAACGTCGGCCTGGGACACACCTCGATGGTGTTCATGCTGGAGTCGCAGATCAACTACATCTCCGACGCCATCGCCCAGTTCGACAACCTGCGCCTGCGGACCGTCGAGGTCCGCAAGGACGTGCAGGACGAGTACAACGCCGGTCTGCAGCGCAAGCTCGAAGGCGCGGTGTGGAGCACCGGCGGCTGCGCCTCCTGGTACCTGGACAAGCACGGCAACAACACCACGCTGTGGCCCGACTTCACCTTCCGGTTCCGTAGCCTGCTCGAGCACTTCGACGTCGCGGCCTACGAGACCACCACGCAGCCTGTCGCACAGGCTGTTTAG